The following are from one region of the Halalkalicoccus tibetensis genome:
- a CDS encoding helix-turn-helix transcriptional regulator: MNGLTGFQRDLLYVIAGLNEPHGLALKDVLEEYYGTEIHHGRLYPNLDTLVDKGLVKKGELDQRTNKYGLTERGRRELQARHDWEDQYRGELVSVESEVS; encoded by the coding sequence ATGAATGGCTTGACAGGGTTTCAACGCGATCTTCTCTATGTTATTGCTGGACTCAATGAGCCACATGGTCTCGCGCTAAAAGATGTTCTTGAGGAGTACTACGGGACCGAGATCCACCACGGACGTTTGTATCCGAATCTCGATACACTCGTCGACAAGGGGTTAGTGAAGAAAGGCGAGCTTGATCAGCGGACGAACAAGTATGGGCTTACCGAGCGGGGTCGTCGTGAGCTTCAAGCACGTCACGACTGGGAGGATCAATATCGTGGTGAACTGGTGAGCGTCGAGTCTGAGGTCAGCTGA